In Nocardia asteroides, the following proteins share a genomic window:
- a CDS encoding bile acid:sodium symporter family protein yields the protein MNSPLVSVGLPLALAVIMFGLGLSLTVADFTRIAKSPRIVAIALLCQVVALPIVAFGLVLLFDLPAILAVGMLLLASSPGGTTANLFSHLFRGDVALNVSLTAVNSVIAVVTVPLVTNFAIGYFDPAEGGDSLGLQFGKVLQVFAIVLVPVAIGMLVRRASAAFADRMDRPVRIGSAVTLLLVILGTVATEADTLTDSFVQVGGITAVFCVLSLTVGYFLPRLLGVPDRQSIACSMEVGIHNSTIAITIAVSVLDSTEMAVPAAIYGMLMFPLAAAFGFLITRGPTRTTVAATE from the coding sequence ATGAACTCACCCCTGGTTTCCGTCGGACTGCCGCTGGCCCTGGCCGTGATCATGTTCGGCTTGGGACTCTCGCTCACCGTCGCCGACTTCACCCGGATCGCGAAGAGTCCGCGCATCGTCGCGATCGCGCTGCTGTGCCAGGTGGTCGCGCTGCCGATCGTCGCGTTCGGGCTGGTGCTGCTGTTCGATCTGCCCGCGATCCTCGCGGTCGGGATGCTGCTGCTGGCCTCGTCGCCGGGCGGGACCACGGCGAATCTGTTCAGCCACCTGTTCCGGGGCGATGTGGCGCTGAATGTCTCGCTGACGGCGGTGAACTCGGTCATCGCCGTGGTCACCGTGCCGCTGGTGACCAACTTCGCGATCGGCTACTTCGATCCGGCCGAAGGGGGCGACTCGCTCGGCCTGCAATTCGGCAAGGTGCTGCAGGTGTTCGCGATCGTGCTGGTCCCGGTCGCGATCGGCATGCTGGTGCGGCGCGCCTCGGCCGCCTTCGCCGACCGGATGGACCGCCCGGTGCGGATCGGCTCGGCGGTGACCCTGCTGCTGGTGATCCTCGGGACCGTCGCCACCGAAGCCGACACCCTCACCGACTCGTTCGTGCAGGTCGGCGGCATCACCGCGGTGTTCTGCGTGCTCAGCCTGACTGTCGGCTACTTCCTGCCCCGCCTGCTCGGCGTACCGGACCGCCAGTCCATCGCCTGCTCCATGGAGGTCGGCATCCACAACAGCACCATCGCCATCACCATCGCGGTGAGCGTCCTCGACAGCACCGAGATGGCCGTCCCCGCCGCCATCTACGGCATGCTCATGTTCCCCCTCGCCGCCGCCTTCGGCTTCCTCATCACCCGCGGACCCACCCGAACCACGGTCGCCGCGACGGAGTGA
- a CDS encoding zinc-binding metallopeptidase family protein yields the protein MRDFVCPNCGQQLAFENSVCLSCSSPLGFSLRERALVVIGDPPGDAAIDHAGGVVDGDRFRLCDNLHVAQCNWLVSTTAQSSGPMLCESCALTRTRPNDADLDGLAAFAEAEAAKRRLIFELVELGLPIVGRDVDPTHGLAFDLLSSRTDGVLTGHIDGVVTLDLAEADDPHREQLRIEMAEPYRTLLGHFRHEIGHYYFTVLVTGDDAMSRFRDLFGDPFADYQDALNRHYSDGAPPGWEGDYVSSYATMHAAEDWAETFAHYLHIRDTLDTAAAFGFAPAGATLDRPQVGRAGFDKIIELWLPLAWSLNMVNRSMGHDDLYPFVLPDHVLEKMRFVHELCERSDSAAQSVSIAG from the coding sequence GTGCGTGATTTCGTCTGCCCCAATTGCGGTCAGCAGCTGGCTTTCGAGAACTCGGTGTGCCTGTCGTGTTCGAGCCCGCTCGGTTTCAGCCTGCGGGAGCGGGCGCTGGTCGTGATCGGTGACCCGCCCGGGGACGCGGCGATCGATCACGCGGGCGGCGTGGTCGACGGTGACCGTTTCCGGCTGTGCGACAACCTGCATGTGGCGCAGTGCAATTGGCTGGTGTCGACGACCGCGCAGAGCTCGGGCCCGATGCTGTGCGAGTCGTGCGCGCTGACCCGCACCCGGCCCAACGACGCCGACCTCGACGGCCTGGCCGCCTTCGCCGAGGCCGAGGCGGCCAAGCGGCGGTTGATCTTCGAGCTGGTCGAGCTGGGATTACCGATCGTCGGCCGCGATGTCGACCCCACTCACGGCCTGGCCTTCGATCTGCTGTCCAGCCGCACCGACGGGGTACTCACCGGCCACATCGACGGCGTCGTCACCCTCGACCTGGCCGAGGCCGACGACCCGCACCGCGAGCAGTTGCGCATCGAGATGGCCGAGCCGTATCGCACGCTGCTGGGGCATTTCCGGCACGAGATCGGGCACTACTACTTCACCGTGCTGGTCACCGGCGACGACGCGATGAGCCGTTTCCGCGACCTGTTCGGCGACCCCTTCGCCGACTACCAGGACGCGCTGAACCGGCACTACTCCGACGGTGCGCCGCCCGGTTGGGAGGGCGACTACGTCTCCTCCTACGCCACCATGCACGCCGCCGAGGATTGGGCCGAGACCTTCGCCCACTACCTGCACATCCGCGACACCCTCGACACCGCGGCGGCCTTCGGCTTCGCGCCCGCCGGCGCCACGCTGGATCGGCCGCAGGTCGGACGGGCCGGGTTCGACAAGATCATCGAGTTGTGGCTGCCGCTGGCCTGGTCGCTGAACATGGTCAACCGCTCGATGGGACACGACGATCTGTATCCCTTCGTACTGCCCGATCATGTCCTGGAGAAGATGCGGTTCGTGCACGAGCTGTGTGAACGCAGCGACTCGGCGGCGCAGTCGGTGTCGATCGCCGGATAG
- a CDS encoding type II toxin-antitoxin system Phd/YefM family antitoxin produces the protein MAGNAAEQFNIHDAKTNLSRIIERVEQGEEIVISRAGTPVARVVPLTRRVNRTGRGSLRGRLELSPGWDSPEADAEIARDFDA, from the coding sequence ATGGCAGGTAACGCGGCGGAGCAGTTCAATATTCACGACGCGAAGACGAACCTGTCGCGCATCATCGAGCGGGTGGAGCAGGGGGAGGAAATTGTGATCAGTCGTGCCGGAACGCCGGTGGCCAGAGTGGTGCCGTTGACGCGTCGGGTGAACCGGACGGGCCGCGGCTCGTTGCGCGGTCGGCTGGAGTTGTCCCCGGGCTGGGATTCGCCCGAGGCCGACGCCGAGATCGCGCGCGACTTCGACGCATGA
- a CDS encoding hydroxysqualene dehydroxylase, translating into MAEQRCPVSRRTFLRGTVAAGVASAGAVAGVPGVALSAPSGRRVAVLGGGVAGLTAAHELAERGFEVTVYEARAFGGKARSIPVPGTGRDGRPDLPGEHGFRFFPGFYQNLPDTMRRIPVAGNPDGVWNNLLTVPEARFSRRDTDDILLALPDGFTNPTTHPDAIRETLAATISTMSKMPPAEAVYFANRLLVFNSSCEARRFGQWEHTSWQDFVRGHERSHEFRAIVSRSLTSIMVAAKEDLASTRTIGGMGEQFLGNPLGLGNDGGLDRVLNNATNIAWINPWVQHLQGLGVRLELGARVEELVVRDKRIGAARITDATGSRTVEADYFVTAMPVEQARKLWSPAVLALWPELAATERLFTDWMNGIQIYFRTPLGISRGHTAFVDSPWSLTSISQNQLWANKLSSFGDGTVADCLSIDISDWNSPGVLYGKPATACTHEEIYREVWAQLSAHLNDREQLLRPADVHSWFLDPGITWQGSRNANADPLLINTAGSWDARPNAHGSIENLFLAGDYVRTDIDLATMEGANESARAAVNALLDVAGSSAQRCRTFRLRRTPELEPLRLIDADRYARGLPNMFDDPM; encoded by the coding sequence ATGGCGGAACAGCGGTGTCCCGTTTCGCGGAGAACCTTTCTTCGCGGCACTGTCGCAGCGGGAGTGGCATCGGCGGGGGCCGTGGCGGGAGTGCCCGGCGTCGCGCTGAGCGCCCCGTCCGGGCGGCGGGTCGCGGTCCTCGGCGGCGGCGTCGCCGGGCTCACCGCCGCGCACGAGCTGGCCGAACGTGGCTTCGAGGTAACCGTCTACGAGGCGCGGGCCTTCGGCGGCAAGGCGCGCAGCATCCCGGTGCCGGGCACCGGCCGCGACGGCAGGCCCGATCTGCCCGGTGAACACGGCTTCCGCTTCTTCCCCGGCTTCTATCAGAACCTGCCCGACACCATGCGCCGCATTCCGGTCGCGGGCAACCCCGACGGCGTGTGGAACAACCTGCTCACCGTGCCCGAAGCCAGGTTCTCCCGCCGCGACACCGACGACATCCTGCTCGCGCTCCCCGACGGCTTCACCAACCCGACCACCCACCCCGACGCCATCCGCGAGACGCTGGCCGCCACCATCTCGACCATGTCGAAGATGCCGCCCGCCGAGGCCGTCTACTTCGCCAACCGGCTGCTGGTGTTCAACAGCAGCTGCGAGGCCCGGCGCTTCGGCCAGTGGGAACACACCTCCTGGCAGGACTTCGTGCGCGGTCACGAACGCTCGCACGAGTTCCGCGCGATCGTGTCCCGTTCGCTCACCAGCATCATGGTCGCGGCCAAGGAGGATCTGGCCAGCACCCGCACCATCGGCGGCATGGGCGAGCAGTTCCTGGGCAATCCGCTCGGCCTAGGCAACGACGGCGGCCTGGACCGGGTGCTGAACAACGCCACCAACATCGCCTGGATCAACCCGTGGGTGCAGCACCTGCAAGGCCTCGGTGTGCGGCTCGAACTCGGTGCCAGGGTCGAGGAACTCGTGGTGCGCGACAAGCGGATCGGCGCGGCCCGGATCACCGACGCGACTGGCAGCCGCACCGTGGAGGCCGACTACTTCGTCACCGCCATGCCGGTCGAGCAGGCCCGGAAACTGTGGTCGCCGGCCGTGCTCGCGCTCTGGCCGGAACTGGCCGCCACCGAGCGCCTGTTCACCGACTGGATGAACGGCATCCAGATCTATTTCCGCACCCCGCTCGGGATCTCGCGCGGGCACACCGCGTTCGTCGATTCGCCGTGGTCGCTGACCTCGATCAGCCAGAACCAGCTGTGGGCCAACAAGCTGTCGTCCTTCGGCGACGGCACGGTGGCCGACTGCCTTTCCATCGACATCTCCGACTGGAACTCCCCCGGCGTGCTCTACGGCAAGCCCGCCACGGCGTGCACGCACGAGGAGATCTACCGCGAGGTGTGGGCGCAGCTGTCAGCCCACCTGAACGACCGCGAACAACTGCTGCGGCCCGCCGATGTGCATTCGTGGTTCCTCGATCCGGGGATCACCTGGCAGGGCAGCCGGAACGCGAATGCCGATCCGTTGCTCATCAATACCGCGGGCTCGTGGGACGCCCGTCCTAACGCGCACGGATCGATCGAAAACCTGTTCCTGGCAGGCGATTACGTACGCACCGATATCGACCTCGCGACAATGGAAGGCGCGAACGAATCCGCGCGCGCCGCGGTGAACGCGCTGCTCGACGTCGCGGGCTCATCGGCCCAGCGCTGCCGCACTTTCCGGCTGCGCCGCACCCCCGAATTGGAGCCGTTGCGGCTGATCGACGCCGACCGGTACGCCAGAGGATTACCCAATATGTTCGACGACCCGATGTGA
- a CDS encoding EamA family transporter → MTTRDRLLGLTVVVLWGLNFLAIRIGLDHFPAFFFAALRFAVIAVPVLVFVPRPAVRTRWLLLYGTGFGILQFAFLFTAMRTGMPTGLASLVLQSSAPFTVVLGAVLLRERLRPVQIGGLAVAVLGMVVIGVDRLATATLLPVLLTLAGGLGWAFGNIGARQAGADSPGFDPLHLTLWMSVVPVLPLLALSMAVEGPDTGFRALGAAVSSADGLPALGALAYIAILATVCGSGLWTYLMSRYPAGTVAPLSLLVPVVGIAAAWAVLGERPSAAAVFGGVVVIAGAFAATTTRRFRRPSAPVAERGLVQV, encoded by the coding sequence GTGACCACCCGTGACCGCCTGCTCGGACTGACCGTCGTCGTGCTCTGGGGCTTGAACTTCCTGGCCATCCGGATCGGCCTGGACCATTTCCCGGCCTTCTTCTTCGCCGCGCTGCGCTTCGCCGTGATCGCGGTGCCGGTGCTGGTGTTCGTGCCCCGCCCGGCCGTGCGCACCCGGTGGCTGCTGCTCTACGGCACCGGGTTCGGCATCCTGCAGTTCGCCTTCCTGTTCACCGCGATGCGGACCGGCATGCCGACCGGGCTGGCCTCGCTGGTGCTGCAATCCTCGGCGCCGTTCACGGTGGTGCTGGGCGCGGTGCTGCTGCGGGAGCGGTTGCGGCCGGTGCAGATCGGCGGGCTCGCGGTCGCGGTGCTCGGCATGGTCGTCATCGGGGTGGACCGGCTGGCCACCGCGACCCTGCTGCCGGTCCTGCTGACCCTGGCGGGCGGGCTGGGCTGGGCGTTCGGCAATATCGGCGCGCGCCAGGCGGGCGCCGACTCACCCGGCTTCGATCCACTGCACCTGACGCTGTGGATGTCGGTGGTCCCGGTGCTGCCGCTGCTGGCGCTGTCGATGGCTGTCGAGGGGCCTGACACCGGATTCCGCGCGCTCGGCGCGGCCGTCTCCTCGGCCGACGGACTGCCCGCGCTGGGCGCGCTCGCCTACATCGCGATCCTGGCGACGGTGTGCGGATCGGGCCTGTGGACGTATCTGATGAGCCGCTACCCGGCGGGCACGGTGGCGCCGTTGTCGCTGCTCGTCCCGGTCGTCGGCATCGCGGCGGCGTGGGCGGTGCTGGGTGAGCGGCCGTCGGCGGCGGCGGTGTTCGGCGGGGTCGTCGTGATCGCGGGCGCGTTCGCCGCCACGACCACCCGGCGGTTCCGGCGCCCGTCCGCCCCGGTTGCCGAGCGCGGTCTCGTCCAGGTCTAG
- a CDS encoding MurT ligase domain-containing protein: MADISVRGRLALRAAAAASWASQKAGRGKGSMIGGLIALKIDPTIMTQLGRGRRTVLITGTNGKSTTTRMTTAALGSLGQVATQADGANMDAGIVAALSVHQGVPLAAIEVDELHLPHVSDALDPAAVVLLNLSRDQLDRVGEINMIERKLRAGLARHPDTVVIANCDDVLVASIAYDHPNVVWVSAGSGWAVDSTSCPRSGEPIIWEGENWRSTGADFHRPQPDWWLEGEDLCGPDGFRAPLHLALPGRANRGNAAQAVAAAVALGAEPAKATDATGTVREIAGRYRTVTVGEHDARLLLAKNPAGWQEALSMIEPTSAGLVIAVNGQVPDGEDLSWLWDVRFEHFEGVQVVAAGERATDLAVRLTYAGVEHTLIPDPLRAIASCPAGHVEVLANYTAFRDLNRDLEGRA; the protein is encoded by the coding sequence GTGGCAGACATCTCGGTGCGTGGGCGCCTGGCTTTGCGAGCGGCGGCGGCAGCGTCGTGGGCATCGCAGAAGGCGGGCCGCGGCAAGGGTTCGATGATCGGCGGCCTGATCGCGTTGAAGATCGATCCGACGATCATGACGCAGCTCGGGCGCGGCAGGCGGACGGTGCTGATCACCGGCACCAATGGCAAGTCCACCACCACCAGGATGACCACCGCGGCGCTCGGTTCGCTGGGGCAGGTCGCCACCCAGGCCGACGGCGCCAATATGGACGCGGGCATCGTCGCGGCGCTGAGCGTGCACCAGGGCGTGCCGCTGGCCGCGATCGAGGTCGACGAGCTGCACCTGCCGCATGTGAGCGACGCGCTCGACCCGGCCGCCGTCGTGCTGCTGAACCTGAGCCGCGACCAGCTCGACCGCGTCGGCGAGATCAACATGATCGAGCGCAAGCTGCGCGCCGGGCTGGCCCGTCACCCGGACACCGTCGTCATCGCCAACTGCGACGACGTGCTGGTCGCCTCCATCGCCTACGACCACCCGAACGTCGTGTGGGTGTCGGCGGGCAGCGGCTGGGCGGTCGACTCCACCAGCTGTCCGCGCAGCGGCGAGCCGATCATCTGGGAGGGCGAGAACTGGCGCTCCACCGGCGCCGATTTCCATCGCCCCCAGCCCGATTGGTGGCTCGAGGGCGAAGACCTCTGCGGCCCCGACGGTTTCCGCGCCCCCCTGCACCTGGCGCTGCCGGGCCGGGCCAATCGCGGCAACGCGGCCCAGGCCGTCGCCGCGGCGGTGGCGCTGGGCGCCGAACCGGCCAAGGCGACCGATGCCACCGGCACCGTGCGCGAGATCGCGGGCCGGTACCGCACCGTCACCGTGGGCGAGCACGACGCGCGCCTGCTGCTGGCCAAGAACCCGGCCGGCTGGCAGGAGGCGCTGTCGATGATCGAGCCGACCTCGGCCGGACTGGTCATCGCGGTGAACGGGCAGGTGCCCGACGGCGAGGACCTGTCCTGGTTGTGGGACGTGCGATTCGAGCACTTCGAGGGCGTGCAGGTGGTGGCCGCCGGCGAACGCGCCACCGACCTGGCGGTGCGCCTCACCTACGCCGGGGTGGAGCACACGCTGATCCCCGACCCGCTGCGCGCGATCGCCTCCTGCCCCGCCGGGCACGTCGAGGTGCTGGCCAACTACACCGCGTTCCGCGATCTCAACCGCGACCTGGAGGGACGCGCATGA
- a CDS encoding type 1 glutamine amidotransferase: protein MSESTIRIGLVLPDVMGTYGDGGNALVLRQRLRMRGYDAEIVDITLADPVPDSFDIYTLGGAEDSAQRLATRHLQKYPGLQQAAAKGAPVLAICAAIQVLGNWYETSAGEKVDGVGLFDVTTSPQATRAIGEVTTAPVLAGLSAPLTGFENHRGGTRLGPDAAPLAKVTRGVGNGVGDGTEGVVQGSVIGTYLHGPALARNPELADHLIARALGIPATDLTPLDLPEVDRLRRERLRA from the coding sequence ATGAGCGAGTCGACTATTCGTATCGGCCTGGTCCTGCCCGACGTGATGGGCACCTACGGCGACGGCGGGAACGCGCTGGTGCTGCGGCAGCGGCTGCGTATGCGCGGCTACGACGCCGAGATCGTCGACATCACCCTGGCCGACCCGGTCCCGGACTCGTTCGACATCTACACCCTCGGCGGCGCCGAGGACTCGGCCCAGCGCCTGGCCACCCGGCACCTGCAGAAGTACCCCGGCCTGCAGCAGGCCGCCGCCAAGGGCGCGCCGGTGCTGGCGATCTGCGCGGCCATCCAGGTGCTCGGCAACTGGTACGAGACCTCGGCGGGCGAGAAGGTCGACGGCGTCGGCCTGTTCGACGTCACCACCTCGCCCCAGGCCACCCGCGCCATCGGCGAGGTGACCACCGCGCCCGTGCTGGCCGGCCTGTCGGCCCCGCTCACCGGTTTCGAGAACCACCGCGGCGGCACCCGCCTCGGCCCCGACGCCGCCCCGCTGGCCAAGGTGACCCGCGGCGTCGGCAACGGCGTCGGCGACGGTACCGAGGGCGTCGTCCAGGGCTCGGTCATCGGCACCTACCTGCACGGTCCCGCCCTGGCCCGCAACCCCGAACTCGCCGACCACCTCATCGCCCGCGCCCTCGGCATCCCCGCCACCGACCTCACCCCCCTCGACCTCCCCGAGGTCGACCGCCTCCGCCGCGAACGCCTCCGCGCCTAG
- a CDS encoding MinD/ParA family ATP-binding protein, translated as MQTVSDDDIEPTDAAAEPAKEPAEQPATEASAEPQAGLAEQTVFHPGGFAPGPFAPPSADPYSSAGAHPLVGAPEQPAWQPGQPAPGEQPWPGQPPTGEQPWPGQPVPGAEQFPGQPGPGPHATGEQPYPGAPGPYPGAPEQPQFPGQEAQPQGPQSEPIYSWAPPPPPMYQPPQPQGMPPGMAPQPGQPGPMGTPPGQPQWQGGPPQHQPFQPQHVPAPGQPGHSVNDLNLLKRARKAPRSGWRRAVHKASGGMINPGESAADVVHRDLAERVNQPVRGDYRIAILSLKGGVGKTTTTVGLGSTFASQRGDRVIAIDANPDLGTLAHRVPRQTRSTVRNLLEDQNITRYSDVRAHTSQAPSRLEVLASEQDPAVSEAFSEADYRKAIGILQSFYNIILTDCGTGLMHSAMAGVLDMASSLVLVTSPAIDGARSASATLDWLDHHGYSKLVERTVVVVNASRRGASTVDLDQLRKLFLDRTRAVQIVPFDDHLAEGAEIDLELVSKPTRRALLELAAMVADDFGYHGAQQGQQFPPPGQYQGQPQYQPGQF; from the coding sequence GTGCAGACGGTGTCCGACGACGACATCGAGCCCACCGACGCCGCCGCCGAACCGGCCAAGGAGCCCGCCGAGCAGCCCGCCACCGAGGCGAGCGCCGAGCCGCAGGCAGGCCTGGCCGAGCAGACGGTGTTCCATCCCGGTGGATTCGCGCCGGGTCCGTTCGCGCCGCCGTCGGCCGATCCGTATTCCAGTGCAGGCGCGCATCCGCTGGTCGGCGCACCGGAGCAACCGGCGTGGCAGCCGGGTCAGCCCGCGCCGGGCGAGCAGCCGTGGCCGGGCCAGCCCCCTACCGGTGAGCAGCCGTGGCCGGGTCAGCCGGTACCCGGCGCCGAGCAGTTCCCCGGACAGCCCGGGCCCGGTCCGCACGCGACCGGCGAGCAGCCGTACCCGGGCGCTCCCGGCCCGTACCCCGGCGCGCCCGAGCAGCCGCAGTTCCCCGGTCAGGAAGCGCAGCCGCAGGGGCCGCAGTCCGAGCCGATCTACAGCTGGGCGCCTCCGCCGCCGCCGATGTACCAGCCGCCGCAGCCGCAGGGCATGCCGCCCGGGATGGCGCCGCAGCCCGGTCAGCCCGGACCGATGGGCACGCCGCCCGGTCAGCCGCAGTGGCAGGGTGGACCGCCGCAGCATCAGCCGTTCCAGCCGCAGCACGTGCCGGCGCCGGGTCAGCCGGGTCATTCGGTCAACGACCTGAACCTGCTCAAGCGGGCCCGCAAGGCGCCGCGCAGCGGGTGGCGGCGCGCGGTGCACAAGGCCTCCGGCGGCATGATCAACCCGGGCGAGTCGGCGGCCGACGTCGTCCACCGCGATCTTGCCGAGCGGGTCAACCAGCCGGTCCGCGGCGACTACCGGATCGCGATCCTCTCGCTGAAAGGTGGCGTCGGCAAGACCACGACCACCGTCGGCCTCGGTTCCACCTTCGCCTCGCAGCGCGGTGACCGCGTGATCGCCATCGACGCCAACCCCGACCTGGGCACGCTGGCCCACCGGGTGCCGCGGCAGACCCGCTCGACCGTGCGCAACCTGCTCGAGGACCAGAACATCACCAGGTACTCGGACGTGCGCGCGCACACCTCGCAGGCCCCGAGCCGGCTGGAAGTGCTTGCCTCCGAGCAGGACCCGGCCGTGTCCGAGGCCTTCAGCGAGGCCGATTACCGCAAGGCGATCGGCATCCTGCAGTCGTTCTACAACATCATCCTCACCGACTGCGGCACCGGTCTGATGCACTCGGCGATGGCCGGCGTGCTGGACATGGCGAGCTCGCTGGTGCTGGTCACCTCGCCCGCCATCGACGGCGCGCGCAGCGCCTCGGCGACGCTGGACTGGCTCGACCACCACGGCTACAGCAAGCTCGTCGAGCGCACGGTCGTCGTGGTGAACGCCTCGCGCCGCGGCGCGTCGACCGTCGACCTGGACCAGCTGCGCAAGCTGTTCCTCGACCGCACCCGCGCGGTGCAGATCGTGCCGTTCGACGATCACCTGGCCGAGGGCGCCGAGATCGACCTGGAGCTGGTCAGCAAGCCGACCAGGCGGGCGTTGCTCGAGCTGGCCGCGATGGTCGCCGACGATTTCGGTTACCACGGCGCACAGCAGGGCCAGCAGTTCCCGCCGCCGGGTCAGTACCAGGGCCAGCCGCAGTACCAGCCCGGCCAGTTCTGA
- a CDS encoding type II toxin-antitoxin system VapC family toxin — translation MSLLLDTHVILWWLTDDPALGADLRDRLDHDPDVYVSSASIWEIAMKQASGKLAGPADLPERVVGSGFLPLPIDARHTIEAARLPSIHRDPFDRILVAQARCEELTLVTRDPYCLRYDVAVLEL, via the coding sequence ATGAGCCTGCTGCTGGACACCCACGTCATCCTGTGGTGGCTCACCGACGATCCGGCCCTCGGCGCGGACCTGCGCGATCGGCTCGACCACGACCCGGATGTCTACGTCAGCTCGGCCTCGATCTGGGAGATCGCGATGAAGCAGGCATCGGGCAAGCTGGCGGGTCCGGCCGACCTGCCCGAGCGAGTGGTCGGCAGTGGGTTCCTGCCGTTGCCCATCGACGCGCGGCACACCATCGAAGCCGCGCGGCTGCCGTCGATCCATCGCGATCCGTTCGACCGGATCCTGGTGGCGCAGGCCCGGTGTGAGGAGCTGACGCTCGTCACCCGGGATCCTTATTGCCTGCGCTACGACGTCGCCGTGCTGGAGCTCTAG
- a CDS encoding LysR family transcriptional regulator has translation MFSIDRLRILRELADRGTVAAVAEVLSMTPSAVSQQLKVLAREAGVALLEPDGRRVRLTDAGQALVLRADDVLAAMDRATAEMAHYRGSPRGQVRVASFPSGAALLLPPVLTALAGSGVQIVAGDEDLPPSEAGRLLADYDIVLTHRDERAPSLAGPRLAARVLMREPIDVVVAPTHPLAGRSSVRPEELAEETWVSVRGGFPVDDVLESIATITGVRPRIAQRLNEFRVIETLVASGYGVALMPRYAVAHPALSVLRLAGVRAARVYEIVTRPQAHRRPAIAAVLDAFDAAAHAVGAN, from the coding sequence ATGTTCTCGATCGACAGGCTGCGCATTCTGCGTGAGCTGGCCGACCGCGGCACCGTCGCCGCCGTGGCCGAGGTGCTGTCGATGACGCCGTCGGCGGTGTCCCAGCAGCTGAAGGTGCTCGCCAGGGAGGCGGGCGTCGCGCTGCTCGAACCCGACGGGCGCCGGGTCCGGCTCACCGACGCGGGGCAGGCCCTGGTCCTGCGCGCCGACGACGTGCTCGCCGCGATGGACCGCGCCACCGCCGAGATGGCGCACTACCGCGGCTCACCGCGCGGGCAGGTGCGGGTGGCCTCGTTCCCGTCCGGCGCCGCGCTGCTGCTGCCGCCGGTGCTCACCGCGCTGGCCGGCAGCGGCGTGCAGATCGTGGCGGGCGACGAGGATCTGCCGCCGTCGGAGGCCGGACGGCTGCTGGCCGACTACGACATAGTCCTCACCCACCGGGACGAACGCGCGCCGTCCCTGGCCGGTCCACGGCTCGCGGCGCGGGTGCTGATGCGGGAACCGATCGACGTGGTCGTCGCGCCGACGCATCCGCTGGCGGGCCGGAGTTCGGTGCGGCCCGAGGAGCTGGCGGAGGAGACCTGGGTGAGCGTGCGCGGCGGTTTCCCGGTCGACGACGTGCTCGAATCGATCGCCACCATCACCGGGGTGCGACCACGGATCGCGCAGCGGCTCAACGAGTTCCGGGTGATCGAGACGCTGGTGGCCTCCGGCTACGGCGTGGCGCTGATGCCGCGCTACGCGGTGGCGCATCCGGCGCTGTCGGTACTGCGGCTCGCCGGGGTGCGGGCGGCACGGGTGTACGAAATCGTCACCCGGCCTCAGGCGCACCGGCGGCCCGCCATCGCCGCGGTGCTCGACGCGTTCGACGCCGCGGCCCACGCGGTCGGCGCGAACTGA